A stretch of the Alosa alosa isolate M-15738 ecotype Scorff River chromosome 16, AALO_Geno_1.1, whole genome shotgun sequence genome encodes the following:
- the nanog gene encoding homeobox protein NANOG, producing the protein MADWKVPVSYNFNPSYHAYAYGLLYPPGSEQTHPNLNWTETTYNHPGVNGGYYQTQAPHQSPPGSPEQITSNSTAHYPGPMLYFSDTHTQSGRLFLSQNRSSHYEDHTKESEQAGSDNPSDSEAHTPDSWSSASSREGCIPPENPATWAKKETDDETVSGSPDGTEVVSSSLTIGDDEPSLKDVPPGQGAVAIPQSPPGKTPNRKAKVRTAFSEGQMNALTHRFSMQRYLTPAEMKTLAGVTGLTYKQVKTWFQNRRMKLKRHQKENGWVSERYANSGYPSVPPAPHSQFQTDSQTLLQDPYSNPQLREAVFKKSSPQPAAFYPNYMRPHSPPQGTGRPQGNWPLPPTMSHYEYPSPANFMPPNGNTSINSDNGNGVDAGSSPTHMAMVHSATQWSS; encoded by the exons ATGGCGGACTGGAAGGTGCCGGTAAGCTACAACTTCAACCCTTCATACCACGCATATGCTTACGGACTGCTCTATCCACCTGGCTCTGAACAAACTCATCCAAACCTGAACTGGACCGAGACGACCTACAATCATCCCGGAGTCAATGGAGGTTACTACCAGACGCAAGCACCACACCAGTCTCCACCTGGGAGCCCCGAGCAAATCACGTCGAATAGCACAGCTCACTACCCTGGTCCAATGCTGTATTTCTCCGACACTCACACGCAAAGTGGCCGACTTTTCCTCTCTCAAAATCGCAGCAGTCATTATGAGGATCACACAAAGGAGAGCGAGCAAGCAGGAAGTGATAACCCCAGTGACTCTGAGGCCCACACACCAg ATTCATGGAGTTCGGCCAGTAGCAGGGAAGGATGCATTCCTCCGGAAAATCCCGCCACATGGGCCAAGAAGGAAACGGACGATGAGACCGTCAGTGGCAGTCCAGATGGCACAGAGGTCGTGTCCAGCTCCCTTACCATTGGGGATGATGAGCCAAGTCTGAAAGACGTGCCACCGGGCCAGGGCGCTGTTGCCATCCCTCAGTCACCACCAGGAAAAACGCCAAACCGCAAGGCCAAAGTACGTACTGCATTTTCGGAGGGCCAGATGAACGCACTGACTCACCGGTTCAGCATGCAGCGGTACCTCACCCCTGCAGAAATGAAGACCCTAGCTGGAGTCACTGGGTTGACCTACAAACAA GTGAAGACATGGTTCCAGAATAGGAGAATGAAGCTCAAAAGGCACCAGAAGGAAAATGGTTGGGTGTCGGAGCGGTATGCCAACTCTGGATACCCCAGTGTACCACCAGCTCCACATTCTCAG TTCCAGACGGATTCCCAAACGTTACTTCAGGACCCGTATTCAAACCCTCAACTAAGAGAGGCCGTCTTCAAGAAGAGTTCCCCCCAACCTGCAGCTTTCTACCCCAACTACATGCGACCGCACTCTCCTCCCCAGGGAACTGGTAGGCCTCAGGGCAACTGGCCTCTCCCACCGACAATGTCCCATTACGAGTACCCCAGCCCTGCCAACTTCATGCCCCCCAATGGCAACACCAGCATCAATTCTGACAATGGGAATGGGGTGGATGCTGGTAGCAGCCCAACGCACATGGCCATGGTGCATAGTGCCACCCAGTGGTCATCCTGA
- the tm9sf1 gene encoding transmembrane 9 superfamily member 1 codes for MTPRLGLSSHQYSNGVRRYCVLAVCLLSQIGCTASYNQGDAVTLYVNKVGPYHNPQETYHFYTLPVCRPEQVRHKALSLGEVLDGDRMAESLYKIRFRENTDRQTLCQITLNEKEVEQLREAVEELYYFEFVLDDIPIWGFVGYMEESGFLPHSHKVGLWTHLDFNIEYNGDSVIFANVSVKDVKPVPLDESGGLSPGGMGSSAGSLTVTHTYSVHWFESPLPYVRRAERLRDYSFFPKTLEIHWLSIINSLVLVVLLLGFVIIILMRVLKNDFARYNVEEDGGCDDLDQGDNGWKIIHTDVFRFPPYKSLLCAVLGVGAQFLTLATGIIIMALLGMFNIHRHGAINSAAIVLYALTSCVSGYCSCSFYTQIHGQRWVWNIILTSSLFSAPLFITWSVVNSVHWWSGSTQALPASTVLLLLGAWMLVGFPLTVIGGIVGKNRAGSFQAPCRTRNIPRQIPQQPWYKHTAVHMAIGGFLPFSAISVELYYIFATVWGREHYTLYGILLCVFAILLSVGACISVALTYFLLSGEDYRWWWRSVLSTGSTGIFIFVYSVFYYRNRSSMSGAVQSVEFFGYSLLTALVFSLMLGTVSFWASLTFIRYIYRSLKMD; via the exons ATGACGCCAAGGTTGGGTTTATCCAGCCATCAGTACTCCAATGGAGTGAGGAGGTACTGCGTCTTGGCTGTTTGCCTTCTATCTCAAATTGGATGTACGGCAAGCTACAACCAAGGAGATGCAGTCACCCTTTACGTCAACAAAGTTGGTCCTTACCACAATCCCCAGGAGACGTATCACTTCTACACCTTACCTGTCTGTAGGCCAGAACAG GTGCGCCATAAAGCCTTAAGCCTTGGAGAGGTGTTAGATGGAGATAGGATGGCAGAGTCGCTATACAAAATCCGCTTCAGGgagaacacagacagacaaacactgtGCCAAATAACCCTCAATGAGAAAGAG GTGGAGCAGCTGAGAGAGGCTGTGGAGGAGCTgtattattttgagtttgtccTCGATGACATTCCCATCTGGGGCTTTGTGGGCTACATGGAGGAGAGTGGCTTCCTTCCTCACAGCCATAAG GTGGGTCTGTGGACTCATCTGGACTTCAACATTGAGTACAATGGCGACTCAGTGATTTTCGCCAATGTGTCGGTGAAGGACGTCAAGCCTGTGCCCCTGGACGAGAGCGGCGGGCTGAGCCCAGGGGGGATGGGGAGCTCGGCTGGCAGCCTGACGGTGACGCACACATACAGCGTGCATTGGTTTGAGAGCCCACTGCCGTACGTGCGGCGGGCAGAGCGCCTGCGCGACTACTCCTTCTTCCCCAAGACGCTGGAGATCCACTGGCTGTCCATCATCAACTCGCTGGTGCTGGTGGTACTTCTGCTGGGCttcgtcatcatcatcctcatgcGCGTGCTCAAGAACGACTTTGCCAG GTATAACGTGGAGGAAGATGGTGGTTGCGATGATCTGGACCAAGGGGACAACGGATGGAAAATTATCCACACAGACGTCTTCCGCTTTCCTCCTTACAAAAGTCTGTTGTGTGCCGTGCTGGGTGTCGGAGCACAGTTTCTTACTCTTGCAACAG GAATCATCATCATGGCGTTGCTGGGCATGTTTAACATCCATCGCCATGGCGCCATTAACTCTGCTGCTATTGTGCTGTACGCTCTGACAAGCTGCGTGTCGGGCTACTGCTCCTGCAGCTTCTACACGCAGATCCATGGCCAGCGCTGGGTCTGGAACATCATCCTCACCTCCAGTCTCTTCTCAG CTCCTCTCTTCATCACGTGGAGCGTGGTGAACTCGGTCCACTGGTGGAGCGGCTCCACCCAGGCCCTGCCCGCCTCCACCGTGCTGCTGTTGCTAGGCGCCTGGATGCTCGTGGGCTTCCCCCTCACCGTCATCGGTGGCATCGTGGGCAAGAACCGGGCGGGCAGCTTCCAGGCGCCGTGCCGCACGCGCAACATCCCCCGGCAGATCCCCCAGCAGCCCTGGTACAAGCACACTGCCGTGCACATGGCCATCGGAGGCTTCCTCCCTTTCAG TGCCATCTCGGTGGAGCTGTACTACATCTTTGCCACAGTGTGGGGCCGTGAGCACTACACACTGTACGGCATCCTGCTCTGCGTCTTCGCCATCCTGCTCTCGGTAGGCGCCTGCATCTCGGTGGCGCTCACCTATTTCCTGCTGTCGGGCGAGGACTACCGCTGGTGGTGGCGCAGCGTGCTCAGCACGGGCTCCACGGGCATCTTCATCTTCGTCTACTCCGTCTTCTATTACCGCAACCGCTCGAGCATGAGCGGCGCCGTGCAGAGCGTGGAGTTCTTCGGCTACTCGCTGCTGACTGCGCTCGTCTTCTCGCTCATGCTTGGCACAGTCTCCTTCTGGGCCTCGCTGACCTTCATACGCTATATCTACCGGAGCCTTAAGATGGACTGA